The following proteins are encoded in a genomic region of Gossypium hirsutum isolate 1008001.06 chromosome D05, Gossypium_hirsutum_v2.1, whole genome shotgun sequence:
- the LOC107905085 gene encoding homeobox-leucine zipper protein ATHB-6, which yields MKQLTCSGSLDALNPIFPPKEEKNSKKKQIYSREFQAMLDGLEEEDSLEEADQTTEKKRRLSMNQVKALEKNFELENKLEPERKVKLAEELGLQPRQVAIWFQNRRARWKTKQLEKDYGVLKANYSALKLDYNNLEQEKQALTAELRELKAKLEENSESSHSVKEDSPKSSQQVKDQGFFDNDDDSNEIVKEESNGNAQLLISPSSSSSFQFNGYSSSSDSSNHLWFQPFDSSLILGNMYQPQLVKVEEQCVFTTEESCNFFSVDQAPTLQWYFTGQ from the exons ATGAAGCAGCTCACTTGTTCAGGTTCCCTGGATGCTTTGAATCCCATCTTTCCACCAAAAG AGGAGAAGAATTCAAAGAAGAAGCAAATTTATAGCAGGGAGTTCCAGGCGATGTTAGATGGGTTAGAAGAAGAAGACAGCTTGGAAGAAGCTGATCAAACTACAGAGAAGAAAAGACGATTATCCATGAATCAAGTTAAGGCCTTGGAGAAGAATTTCGAATTGGAAAACAAGTTAGAGCCAGAGAGGAAGGTGAAATTAGCTGAAGAATTAGGGCTTCAGCCGAGACAAGTAGCTATTTGGTTCCAAAACCGCCGTGCTCGTTGGAAGACTAAGCAGCTGGAGAAAGACTATGGTGTCCTTAAAGCCAATTATAGTGCTCTTAAGCTTGACTACAACAATCTTGAACAAGAGAAACAAGCTTTAACTGCAGAG TTGAGGGAACTGAAAGCTAAGCTAGAAGAGAATTCAGAGAGCAGCCACTCTGTTAAAGAAGATTCTCCAAAATCTTCCCAGCAGGTCAAAGACCAAGGTTTCTTCGACAACGATGATGATTCCAACGAGATTGTCAAAGAAGAAAGCAATGGAAATGCTCAGTTACTAATTTcaccatcatcatcttcttcatttcagTTCAATGGGTATTCTTCATCTTCAGATTCATCAAATCATCTCTGGTTTCAACCATTTGACTCGAGTTTGATTCTGGGTAACATGTATCAGCCCCAGTTAGTGAAAGTGGAAGAGCAATGTGTGTTTACCACAGAGgaatcttgcaatttcttctcgGTTGATCAAGCTCCAACTCTTCAATGGTACTTCACAGGGCAGTGA